In Massilia antarctica, the following are encoded in one genomic region:
- a CDS encoding membrane dipeptidase, giving the protein MKRLTTLPLLSVLLLGSAGALAAPTWDSYVKDSCQANGTRQWSAKIKGDTGNMTLDQICKSVVGVKVGGTSLTALPNRCVSYAFNGWWGEWNVPDSSCAPSFYPVEKGACSDTRFGARVYSARVNFVPPGMSWETACASVKVANIAGWEQPRFADRCLNKGTGEWGEWDSMDGSCQSTFGAPEKKQCSSNGKRLYTARLENTYTDWDYSCQHTSANIAGQAFSKPDRCVKEVTGEWGEFNVNDSSCSPHWTNVVKGRCSDSGRRIFSGKLNIDNLADAGLTFAKACAETGATIHGPSGDIAFKRPNRCTSPDTGEFEVFDSSCSPANDSNVAAPAGSFVKSTAHVELSCNDVCANSTGNWGFPTGACVKGSINDGPNAGKAITCGDKPASLYAGATAMTCTCAPPASGFADTHAHQMAYLGFGGRAFVGKAFGPIEEALPWCDPVHGPGGALDSVTNVIGAFEGLVGPGHKVGGFPAYDGWPRWNSLTHQQVYEDWLKRAVDGGMRLMVMHAVNNQDIFGVPMFAGKAAGRTKEDMEAVDLQLAEAFRMQQHIDNKAGGAGLGWYRIVKTPAEARAVNAQGKLAVVLGMEVDHLFDCYSDKDGAFGDGVKNCDAAFIETQLTKYFNMGVRHLHPMHFKENAFGGAALYNAGTWDSDSHDCSADGYSQVCGSIGLKPSGQALVRGMMKRGMLIDVDHMDRLTFRDTMAMTELQGYPVISGHVGLVDASAQGGDRRHEGNLKDEEVKRILAGGGMVSLITAQGHRDETPTAHRAGLPVVAHDCGGTSQTFAQTYLHLLSLAGPNGRIGFSTDFNGFAGEPAPRFGVDGCFFQKEIGAAQINPTQYPLSIAVKGSPALLGRSKIGERTFDINGDGLAHIGMLPDFIADLRTQGLRQPDLTPLMNSAESYIRMWEQAVAKSTSVP; this is encoded by the coding sequence ATGAAGCGCTTAACTACACTCCCGTTGCTGTCCGTGCTGCTGCTTGGCTCGGCCGGCGCGCTCGCCGCGCCGACGTGGGACTCCTACGTCAAGGACAGTTGCCAGGCCAACGGCACGCGCCAGTGGTCGGCCAAGATCAAGGGTGACACCGGTAACATGACGCTCGACCAGATATGCAAGAGCGTGGTCGGCGTCAAGGTCGGCGGCACCTCGCTGACCGCCTTGCCGAACCGCTGCGTCAGTTATGCGTTCAATGGCTGGTGGGGCGAATGGAATGTGCCGGACTCCAGCTGCGCGCCATCGTTTTATCCGGTCGAGAAGGGCGCCTGTTCGGACACCAGATTCGGCGCCCGCGTATATTCGGCGCGGGTCAATTTTGTCCCGCCGGGCATGAGCTGGGAAACCGCCTGCGCCAGCGTCAAGGTGGCCAACATCGCCGGCTGGGAACAGCCGCGCTTTGCCGACCGCTGCCTGAACAAGGGCACCGGCGAATGGGGCGAATGGGATTCGATGGATGGCTCCTGCCAGTCGACCTTCGGCGCGCCCGAAAAGAAGCAGTGCAGCAGCAACGGCAAGCGTCTGTACACGGCGCGCCTGGAAAACACCTACACCGACTGGGACTACTCGTGCCAGCATACCAGCGCCAATATCGCCGGCCAGGCATTCAGCAAGCCGGATCGCTGCGTCAAGGAAGTCACCGGCGAGTGGGGCGAATTCAATGTCAACGACAGCAGCTGTTCGCCCCATTGGACCAACGTGGTCAAGGGCCGCTGTTCCGACTCGGGCCGCCGCATCTTCTCGGGCAAGCTCAATATCGATAACCTGGCCGACGCCGGCCTGACGTTCGCCAAGGCGTGCGCGGAGACCGGCGCCACCATCCACGGCCCGTCCGGCGACATCGCCTTCAAGCGGCCGAACCGCTGCACGTCGCCCGACACCGGCGAATTCGAAGTGTTCGACAGCAGCTGCAGCCCGGCCAACGACAGCAACGTCGCCGCGCCGGCCGGATCGTTCGTCAAGTCGACCGCCCACGTGGAATTGAGCTGCAACGACGTTTGCGCCAACAGCACCGGCAACTGGGGTTTCCCGACCGGCGCCTGCGTCAAAGGCTCGATCAACGATGGCCCGAACGCAGGCAAGGCGATCACCTGCGGCGACAAACCGGCCTCCCTGTACGCGGGGGCGACGGCCATGACGTGCACCTGCGCGCCGCCGGCGTCCGGCTTTGCCGACACCCATGCGCACCAGATGGCCTACCTGGGCTTCGGCGGCAGGGCGTTCGTGGGCAAGGCTTTCGGTCCGATCGAAGAGGCGCTTCCATGGTGCGACCCGGTGCACGGCCCCGGCGGCGCGCTCGATAGCGTGACCAATGTCATCGGCGCCTTCGAAGGCCTGGTGGGACCCGGTCACAAGGTGGGTGGCTTTCCGGCGTACGACGGCTGGCCGCGCTGGAACAGCCTGACGCACCAGCAGGTCTACGAGGACTGGCTCAAGCGCGCGGTCGATGGCGGCATGCGCCTGATGGTCATGCACGCGGTGAACAACCAGGATATCTTCGGTGTCCCCATGTTCGCGGGCAAGGCCGCCGGCCGCACCAAGGAAGACATGGAAGCGGTCGACCTGCAGCTGGCCGAAGCGTTCCGGATGCAGCAGCATATCGACAACAAGGCCGGCGGCGCGGGCCTGGGATGGTACCGCATCGTCAAGACCCCGGCCGAAGCGCGTGCCGTCAACGCCCAGGGCAAGCTGGCGGTGGTACTGGGCATGGAGGTCGATCACCTGTTCGACTGCTATTCCGACAAGGACGGTGCCTTCGGCGACGGCGTCAAGAACTGCGACGCCGCCTTTATCGAGACCCAACTGACCAAGTACTTCAACATGGGCGTGCGCCATCTGCATCCGATGCACTTCAAGGAAAACGCTTTCGGCGGCGCCGCACTGTATAACGCAGGCACCTGGGACAGCGACTCGCACGATTGTTCGGCCGACGGCTATTCCCAGGTCTGCGGCAGCATCGGGCTCAAGCCGTCGGGCCAGGCCCTGGTGCGCGGCATGATGAAGCGCGGGATGCTGATCGATGTCGACCACATGGACCGGCTGACCTTCCGCGACACCATGGCGATGACCGAGTTGCAAGGCTATCCGGTCATCAGCGGTCACGTGGGCCTGGTCGATGCGTCGGCACAAGGCGGCGACCGTCGTCACGAGGGCAACCTCAAGGACGAGGAAGTCAAGCGTATCCTCGCCGGCGGCGGCATGGTATCCCTGATTACCGCGCAAGGTCACCGCGACGAAACGCCGACCGCGCACCGTGCCGGCTTGCCGGTGGTGGCGCACGATTGCGGCGGCACGTCGCAGACTTTCGCCCAGACCTATCTGCACCTGCTGTCGCTGGCCGGGCCGAACGGCCGGATTGGATTCAGCACCGACTTCAACGGCTTTGCCGGCGAGCCGGCGCCGCGTTTCGGCGTCGACGGCTGCTTCTTCCAGAAGGAGATTGGCGCCGCCCAGATCAATCCAACCCAGTACCCGCTGAGCATTGCGGTCAAGGGCAGCCCCGCGCTCCTCGGCCGCAGCAAGATCGGCGAGCGCACGTTCGACATCAATGGCGATGGCCTGGCGCATATCGGCATGCTGCCCGACTTTATCGCGGACCTGCGCACCCAGGGCTTGCGCCAGCCTGACCTGACGCCGCTGATGAATTCGGCCGAAAGTTATATCCGCATGTGGGAGCAAGCGGTTGCCAAGAGTACCTCGGTGCCCTAA